Genomic segment of Phaenicophaeus curvirostris isolate KB17595 chromosome 26, BPBGC_Pcur_1.0, whole genome shotgun sequence:
GCGGCTGCCTCAGGGAGAACCGGCTGGGCCGGCGATGCCGCTTCTGCGGTGGAGCCGTGTCAGGAGAGTCTGCTCGGCTAATTGCTGCTCCCTTTTATTAAGGTAATTAGCGGTTTGGGGGTAATTAGTGTTTTCCTGTACCTGTGACGCATAATTGCGCGTGCAAACAAGAATATTGCCTTGCCAGGGGTTGGAAGCTGAACGTCTCTGAGGGAAAAATGGCTCTTGTTTGTATGGAAATGAGCGTTCGCCGCTTCACACCTCCCCTGGATGAGCCTCCAACTCCGAAATCCTTCAGAATCTCATTGAAAAGGAATTGCAGGTGCTTGGGAGCAGGGGTTATGAGGTGAGGCTGTCCGTGTCccatctctttccctctcccctttccctctcccctttccctctcccctttccctctcccctttccctctcccctttccctctcccctttccctctcccctttccctctcccctttccctctcccctttccctctcccctttccctctcccctttccctctcccctttccctctcccctttccctctcccctttccctctcccctttccctctcccctttccctctcccctttccctctcccctttccctctcccctttccctctcccctttccctctcccctttccctctccccttcccccggtctctttcccttccccctttcctgCTGAGGCTCCTGTAGGGAGGCAGGATCTGTGCTCCCAAGCCCTTGAAGGATACGGATCCAGCTCCTGGCTCCTTCTTCTGCCCAGCCCCGTTCCAAGCTGCTTTGGAATGGAACAGTTTGCAGTGGGTCCTGAAAATCTGccttccctcaaaaaaaaaaaagccttctctCACAAATGTGCCCTTTCTTCCGGCCCCATCATCAAAGCTCGTACCATTCTTCAGTTTTtgttctccctctcttccctgcaGCGCTGTCCTTGCCCACGCAGGGAAGGATGGATAGTGGATCCATTCTGTAGCGGTGAGATGGAGCAGAGGAACCAGAGCAGGAGTTGGCGAGGTGCAGGTACGTgtcctgctcccagctcctgggTGGGATTTTCTGGAGTCTGATGCTTTACGTGAGGAACAGCCACTTAAAACCACACCGGGATGTTTGTAAAGCACCATTTGGCCCAGCCACTAGGAATTTGCCAAAAAGCGTGGCCTGAAAAAGGTTTCTTGGGGATTCCTGagagctgggagctggcagcagccagggcGGGGGATTTTGGGGGAGGTCTTGCACGGACCAAAGGCTCCTCTCTTTTCTGCAGGCCGTTCCACGGAGCAGGCGAGCGCTTGGAGCTTCTTCCCAGCAGCCCTGGAACCCCGGAGGGTGCAGCAGGTGCTCCAGCtgtcctggcagctttccactCTTGCAGCTGCGATCGAGCTCTTTCTTCCCGAGAAATCCTGGAGCTGTTCCTTAGCCTggggagagagacagagaaaccaGCACGGGAATAAAGGTGCTCACCCTCTATCTTTTTTAACGCTTGTTCTGGATGTTTGCCTTGGGAATTATAGagtagtttaggttggaagggaccttaaagatcatccagttccaactccctgtgatgggcagggacacctcccactagatcaattccccgggcaacctgttccagtgcaatTTCCAGGCAGGGCACGGCCTGGCAGTCACACAGATGCTCTGGGTGTTGAttttccctgtctccatcccgtGGGCAGCACGGGAGGGGCTGTGGAAGGTGATTTCTTGGTGTGGCTGGTGAGCTCTGGGCACAGCCCGGGAGCAGGTGGAGCTGCCGAGTGCCGGCAGGCGTGTTTGGAAGTCAGAGCTTCCAAAAGTTCATCGTTCTCTTCCAGGACGGGAGGTTTTAGAGGCAGGTATCTGGGCATCCATAACCTTGGCTGCCGTGAGATCTCTTGTAAGAACAGTGAGAAGCTTGAGGGGGGTGAGGTGAAAGGAAAGCCAGTGTGGGATGGGAGAGGCAACAACGCGGGAGCAcaggaggtgggatggagcagaaccACCTGATCTTTCTCCCTAAGGAGCCAGACTTAGCTTGATTACACAGCTGGGGGTATAGCTCAGTGGTAGAGCATTTGACTGCAGATCAAGAGGTCCCTGGTTCAACTCCAGGtgccccctcccttttccttctttttatccAGAAAAAGTCACTTTGGAGCTctctttttcaatgttttttcccACAGCCTGTGTGCAGGCTCGGTCCTTGGTTTGATCCggtgcagggaaggaggaaaagcagcagattccctgtAGGGAAGAGGCTGCGCTGTGGGTGTTGCTGAGGTGGCAGAGGAGCTCTTCATGTGCATTCTCTCCAGCAATGGGATCTCATCAGAGGACAGGAAAACTTCTCTTACTCTATAAATGTTCATAAAGTCCACTTCTAGGAGCCCTTATCCAGGGGGTATAGCTCAGTGGTAGAGCATTTGACTGCAGATCAAGAGGTCCCTGGTTCAACTCCAGGtgccccctcccttttccttcttttcatccTGAAAAAGTCACTTTAGAGCTCtcttttttcaatgttttgccCACAGCCTGTGTGCAGGCTCCATCCTTGGTTTGATCTGttgcagggaaggaggaaaagcagcagattccctgtAGGGAAGAGGCTGCTCCATGGGTGTTGGTgaggtggcagaggagctgttCATGTGCATTCTCTCCAGCAATGGGATCTCATCAGAGGACTGGAAAACTTCTCTTACTCTATAAATGTCCATAAAGTGCACTTGTGGGAGCCCTTATCCAGGGGGTATAGCTCAGTGGTAGAGCATTTGACTGCAGATCAAGAGGTCCCTGGTTCAACTCCAGGTGccccctccctttttccttgtttttatcCAGAAAAAGTCACTGTGGAGCTCTCTGGTTCAATGATTTTCCCACAGACTATCTGCAGGCTCCGTCCTCAGATTTTACTGGGTTCTGGggagaaggaaagcagcagatACCCTGGTCCAACTCCAGTTgattcctcttctcctttttccttccttttgccaACCTTTCTCCTAGGAAGCAGAGGGAGAGCTCTCCCTGGGGTGTGGGAGCGTGTGCTGTGCCTGGAGCATTGGTCTCTGAGGTCAGTTGGTCAATGTGCTGAGTTCCTGACTGTCAGGAACCGCAGCGATTGCCACCCTGCATCCTGCCATGGGGAAAACAGACTGGGAATGTGGTTGGTTGGTGGATGGACAGGTTTAACAGGGGGGTATAGCTCAGTGGTAGAGCATTTGACTGCAGATCAAGAGGTCCCTGGTTCAACTCCAGGtgccccctcccttttccttcttttcatccTGAAAAAGTCACTTTAGAGCTCtcttttttcaatgttttgccCACAGCCTGTGTGCAGGCTCCATCCTTGGTTTGATCTGttgcagggaaggaggaaaagcagcagattccctgtAGGGAAGAGGCTGCTCCATGGGTGTTGGTGAGATGGCAGAGGAGCTGTTCATGTGCATTCTCTCCGGCAATGGGATCTCATCAGAggactggaaaacattttttactctATAAACATTCTTAAAGTGCACTTGTGGGAGCCCTTATCCAGGGGGTATAGCTCAGTGGTAGAGCATTTGACTGCAGATCAAGAGGTCCCTGGTTCAACTCCAGGTGccccctccctttttccttgtttttatcCAGAAAAAGTCACTTTGGAGCTCTCTGGTTCAAGGCTTTGCCCACAAACCATGTGCAGGCTCCATCCTCGGCTTGATCCGGTGCTGGGGAGAGAGAAATCAGGATTCTCAGGAGCGAAGAGGCCACTCAGCGGGTGTTGGTGAGGCAGATGAGGATCCGTTCATGCACGGCTGCTTGTTGTGCCTGGAGCGTTGGTCTCTGAGCTCGGTTGCTCTGGGGTCTGAGGCCTTGATAGCTGGGAACCGCAGGGGCTGTGCAGAGTGTGCgtggctgctccctgcctgTGTGTGCTTGTCTCTGCTCTAAGTTCTCTGTAGCAATTGTATTTATGGTAATTTATCCTATTTAACTGTCTGTACAACCTTGAGCCGGCACACAGCAGGGCACAGGGCTCTGTCCAGTAAAGGAATCTCACCAGAGGACAGGAAAACCTGTCTCCCTATCAAAATGTTTTTAGGAAGGTGCTGCGTAAGGGGGTATAGCTCAGTGGCAGAGCATTTGACTGCAGATCAAGAGGTCCCTGGTTCAACTCCAGGtgccccctcccttttccttctttttatccACAAAAAGTCACTTTGGAGCtctttttttcaatgtttttcgCACAGCCTGTGTGCAGGCTCGGTCCTTGGTTTGATCTGttgcagggaaggaggaaaagcagcagattccTGATAGAGAAGAGGCTGCTCCGCGGGTGTTGGTGACATGGCAGAGGAGCTGTTCATGTGCATTCTCTCCAGCAATGGAATCTCATCAGAGGACTGGGAAACTTTTCTTACTCTGTAAATGTTCTTAAAGTGCACTTGTGGGAGCCCTTATCCAGGGGGTATAGCTCAGTGGTAGAGCATTTGACTGCAGATCAAGAGGTCCCTGGTTCAACTCCAGGtgccccctcccttttccttctttttctctgcagaaaagtCACTTTGGAGCTctctttttcaatgtttttttcccacagcCTGTCTGCAGGCTCCATGCTTGGTTTTATTGGGTGCTGGAGAGGGAAAGTGGAAGTTTCCTTGTAGGGAAGAGGCTGCTCCATGGGTGTTGGTGAGGTGGCAGAGGAGCTCTTCATGTGCATTCCTGTCCTCTGATGAGATTCCATTGCTGGAGAGAAAACTTCTCTTACTCTATAAATGTTCATAAAGTCCACTTCTAGGAGACCTTATCCAGGGGGTATAGCTCAGTGGTAGAGCATTTGACTGCAGATCAAGAGGTCCCTGGTTCAACTCCAGGTGCCCCCTCTCCTCTCTGGCCtccttttcaccttttctgTTTCCCCAGCCTCCTGGGCTGTGCAGATTCCTGCCCCCTGAGCCTCTCCTGCTGATGGAATCGGCCTCTGCTGCACGGGATCGGTCTCTGCcgtttctctccctcttcttccgCGCACGGGCGTGCCCTGGCTCGGCAGAGCGGCCGTTCCTCTCGTTTATCCTGCCCTTAATTGCGTTAATTACACGCTAATCAAGGCGTATAGGCAGTAATTTGAGCGCGGCGTTCTCCTCGCCGGAAGTGGCGTCACTGACACGCGACATAGGCGCAGAGGGGGCGGTGTCGCGGCGCACTCATGACGTCACTTCACCGCGCGGCGCGCTGTTTTAACGTCAGCGTGGGTCCGGGAGCGGCGCCGCCATGGGAGGAGGCGACCTGGTgaggggggagcggggccggggcggtgCGAGCGGGACCGGGGGCTCCCCGGGGGGATCAGCGGGGCCGGGGCGAGCGGTTCCCTCAGGGCCCGGCCTTAGGCGGGGCCTACAGGCTCTCGGCGGCTCTGGTGGGGCGGGAGAGGCCGGTGGCGACCTCTGGGCCTCGGCCTCGCGGTgtcgggggggctgcagggggcgCGGAGGCTCGGTATTAACGGTCCCGTCTTGTAGGGTGGGGCAAGATGAGTGTGTGGCGTCGGCTGTAGGGTGGGAGCGCGGTGGCCCGGTATTAACGGCCCCATCCCGGTGTGGTTGTGGCTCTGGGTGGCTCCCGGTGTGGTTTTGGCTCCTCCAGTTGTTAAAGGTCCCGTCCTGGTGGGGCAGGAAGAGCTTGTGGCATTGTCTGGGCCCAGGGGTGGCAGGGAGCGCAGTGGCCCCGGTATTAACTGTCCTGTCCTGGTGTCCCCCTCCTGTAGAACCTGAAGAAGAGCTGGCACCCGCAGACGCTCCGCAATGTGGAGAAGGTGTGGAAAGCCGAGCAGAAACATGAGGCCGAGAGGAAGAAGATTGAGGAGCTGCAgcgggagctgcaggaggagcgGGCACGCGAGGAGATGCAGCGCTACGCCGAGGACATGGGCACCGTCAGGTGAGGGGCGGCTGCTGCCCTCTGGAGCGGTGGTTCCAGCCCTCGCCGTCCTCTGGAGGCAGGCACTGCTGTCTAAAATGTGACTTCGTTGCCCTGTGTGCAGTAGCCAATCTCTACATCACCAAGAGTGGTGTTGTTCGTTCAGAGTTTGCGCAAATTCTGGGTACTCGGGGGAGACAGACCCTCCAAACTCGAGTATGAAGCCCCTAACACAGACCCCACAAATTTATACACTATAGATAGGTCAATATTCATAGAATTCCCAGAAAAGTCGTGCACAAATAGtggaaaatgtttcattttttcataaCAGGTTGGGGAAAGTGTCTCCTTTCTGATAACAAGTTTATTCATCGCAAAACCATGTACGATCCAGCTTTAGCGCCTTGTAAAAGTCTTGGGgtctctttgcagttttctcatttctttcaacACTGCCTGCTGAGGTGGTGCGGGAGCTCCCAGTGCCTGTAAGAGCCATGGGTTTAGTGGTTTTGGTGCTAAAACTTTTCCACTTGCCTCGATGAGCCTTAAAGCGTAACTTTAGAACTGccagaagtgaaataaaatggtcTTGTTCGcaataggaaaaaagaagagaagctggAGTGGATGTACCAGGGCCCTGGCGGCATGGTGAACAGAGAGGAATATCTGATGGGTCGCCCTGTGGACAAATACGTCTTTGAGAAAGGAGAAGACAAGGACGCAGGTTGTTCCAGTGAGACAGGACTTCTCCCAGGCTCCATTTTTGCCAAGAGCGGTGCCAATTCTGTCCTAGACATGGCAAACAAGATCCGGGAGGACCCGCTCTTCATGATAAGGTATTAAAGGTGGAGCTTAAGGCTCAAGTTCGGACATTTATTGGCATTGATGGCAACAGAACAATTATTTGTTTACCCTGCTTGTTGCACTCTTAGCTGGAGAGATAAGGATGAGACTCCTCTTAGTTGCATCTGTTCTGCTGCATGTACAGAACTTGctgtgtttcttccttcttgtgTTCTTAGAGCTTGCGCTTGATCAGTGTCTTTCATGAAAACATGGTATTTTCGGTTGTTTGAaagcaataatttatttttttctgctttaggaagagggaggaggagaagaagagggaagtTTTGAATAATCctgttaaaatgaagaaaatcaaacaaTTGGTAGGTGCATCTCAGCACTCCTGTACGGACTGAAAGCACAGAATCCATGAAAACAGGGAGAGGAGCATGCGTCAAAATTAGTATCGTTAATAAGGAGCTGAATTCCATTACCTGATTCTTTCatggaaaaacagaacaaactcAGCTTTCTGTAATCTTGGTGTAATAGAACAAGGTTCCTTAGCGGTCTCTTAGCAGgaactgatttcttttcctttcacattcAGTGTTATTTAAGTCGTTTTGCTCTACTTTTTATTAGCTCCTGATTAATTATTGATTTAGTACCACAGGGTGATTGCAGACATAGGATGTGACGTGTGCTGGTACCAGGAGTGGCTCCGTGCTGCTCATTAGTTTTGAGAGAAGAACTCGTtaaagggtttgggttttgttctggGAGCCTTTGCACAGAGAACTCTGCTGCTTTGTACCATGATACTTACTGCCCAAGGGCAGAGATAATAATTATTACTAACCAAACAGTGTCTTGCTTTATAGCTGCAGAACAGTTTagataaaaaagagaaaaagaagaagaaagagaagaagaagaagcacAAGAAACATCGACGTCGCAGTTCTAGCAGTGAAAGCGACAGCAGCGAGGAGGAGCGGAGCAAAAATAAGTATGTTTGAGGTTTTGTGGTAAAAATACCTTCTTTCCTGGTTATCTGTTTTTCATATCTTTTTGTTATCTTGTTGATTAATGCTCTTAATTGGCCTAAATGTTTCTGTGTTGTTACTTTATTGGTTTAgcataattaaattatttatatgaCATTTTAACGCTAAAAATATTCTTGAATCTGCTTCAAAAGTGGTGTTCTGTGTTCTCGCTAGGTCTCAGAAGAAGATGAACAGTTCCTCCTGGAAACCTGGTCCCACCAAAGTTCCAGGATATGGCTTACAAGTACGTGTTGGTTGCACAGCTCTCTCGGTAGCAAGTGCCCTGGGTTAGGGAAAAGCACGTGGTTTTGCAGTTTGGTgcatgttggtctcttctcccaagtaacaagcgatggggtgagagggaatgacctcaggttgcaccaggggaggttgggattggatattgggaaaaatttctttccatacagagtggtgaagccctggcagaggctgcccagggcggtgggggagtctccatccctggaggggatcaaacaACGTGAGGTTGttggcatggtggggttgggttgatggttggaactgatgatctttgacgccttttccaaccttaatgattctatgactggcgAGGAGTGACATGACGGAATGTGATATAACACAGTTCAGATCAAATTTGGAGCCACCTAAGCCTTGAAATTGAAGTTGTTCAGACCCTGGTAGGGCTTCTGTCTGCTCTGAATTCAACTGAAGTTCTGTTTAGTTTCTTCAGGTTTGCACATAAGTTCAGATCCTCTGCTCAACTGTTTTGGCTGCTTCAATTACTGAACATGGTACAGAAATTATGTTATTAGACATGTGATTTAATACAGTTCAGATCAAATTTGGAGCCACCTAAGCCTTGAAATTGAAGTTGTTCAGACCCTGGTAGGGCTTCTGTCTGCTCTGAATTCAACTGAAGTTCTGTTTAGTTTCTTCAGGTTTGCACATAAGTTCAGATCCTCTGCTCAACTGTTTTGGCTGTTTCAATTACTGAACATGGTGCAGAAATTATGTTGTTAGACACAGGTGTGAATGAGAACCCAGGGAATGAGAGAATTAGATGCAAAATTTCCTGCAGTGAGCCTGGCCTGAGGTTTCCCCTGCAGCCTTACATTGTTGTTGTGCTTTTCCCTTATGTCTCTCCTGACAGACCCTTCTGAATTCCAGGTTAGAGACTCTGACCAGAACCACAGGTC
This window contains:
- the CWC25 gene encoding pre-mRNA-splicing factor CWC25 homolog isoform X1, with translation MGGGDLNLKKSWHPQTLRNVEKVWKAEQKHEAERKKIEELQRELQEERAREEMQRYAEDMGTVRKKEEKLEWMYQGPGGMVNREEYLMGRPVDKYVFEKGEDKDAGCSSETGLLPGSIFAKSGANSVLDMANKIREDPLFMIRKREEEKKREVLNNPVKMKKIKQLLQNSLDKKEKKKKKEKKKKHKKHRRRSSSSESDSSEEERSKNKSQKKMNSSSWKPGPTKVPGYGLQVRDSDQNHRSRSSPAAGQERAPHKHRDRSRSRSQSRSPQRRSSKKNSEQSGCRGSRSPSRHSKQHSKEEKGRTRSPSPKKSYRRQHAPGYTRKISPEELERKRQEMMENAKWREEERANNLRKHKKEEELERELEKLDSRDGKFFNRLKLESASTSTLEDRVKRNIYSLQRTPAALEKNFMQR
- the CWC25 gene encoding pre-mRNA-splicing factor CWC25 homolog isoform X2 codes for the protein MQRYAEDMGTVRKKEEKLEWMYQGPGGMVNREEYLMGRPVDKYVFEKGEDKDAGCSSETGLLPGSIFAKSGANSVLDMANKIREDPLFMIRKREEEKKREVLNNPVKMKKIKQLLQNSLDKKEKKKKKEKKKKHKKHRRRSSSSESDSSEEERSKNKSQKKMNSSSWKPGPTKVPGYGLQVRDSDQNHRSRSSPAAGQERAPHKHRDRSRSRSQSRSPQRRSSKKNSEQSGCRGSRSPSRHSKQHSKEEKGRTRSPSPKKSYRRQHAPGYTRKISPEELERKRQEMMENAKWREEERANNLRKHKKEEELERELEKLDSRDGKFFNRLKLESASTSTLEDRVKRNIYSLQRTPAALEKNFMQR